TTCGGAGTATGAATTTGATTCTTTACAATAGTCAATTTGATTTTCACTGTCAATTCTTCTTATATGATAAGGCCATATTGCATAGCCCTTGCCGTATCTTACGAAATTCCTTAGCTCATCTAAGCTATTATTTTGAATAAAGTCATCTTGCCAGTTTTCAATTGAAGAAACTCGTTGAGCAAAAGCTTCAAGGGCAATTAAACCAAGAAATTTGGAAACATTTATATTATTCCTTGGTGGTTCAGGGATTACTGGAACAAAAAGTTCGTTACTATTCAGAATAGTATTTAAAGTCTTTTCATCATTATAAATTACTTCAATTATGTTATCACCTTTAGGTGAAAAGTTAATTTCAATAATGTCTTTACTCTTAGTGAAACCACTAACAGAGGGTATTTTACCCTTTTTGTTTTCAATCATTATCCTGCCCCTTAAAGATTTAAAATAGGGCATCTCTAAAACTGCTTTTTCAATTTTGCTTCCGAAATAAGAATTACAATTATCGCAAACCACTCCCTTTGGAAGTATGTTATTTTTATTTCCCAAACTTTCAGGTATAATATGCTCTACAGATTTAGAGTTGGCGCTATCGTTCTTGCAAAAAATACATCTCATTTTTTGTATCCGATTTTAGTTAACAACCACAACCAACCTTTATTCAACTGCGAGGTAATTATGGGTAGTATAAAATATATGAGTGTAACCAAAGCAATACTTAGTGCTATATAAATTTCAATTGGTAGTTCATTCCAAACTTTTTGCAGAGATAATTTTGGATTGGCTGATGCACGGAATCCTGGAATAAATAAAAGTACACCACAAATTATGTTTATTAAAATTGCCAAAGCATACTGACCAGGTCCAATTCGTTCCATTGAATAAATTGAAAAGAAAGAAAAGGAATTTGCAAATTCCTTTCTATCTGAAACTTTGACTTCCTTTTTATTGAATACCACTAATAATTCATCTTTTTTTACTCGCTTGTCACCGAGGTATTTATTGAAAGAGTCATATTCTAAAGTTCTGACATTTTTTAATGAAGAATTGTCAAAGAAGACAATATCATACTTGTTAGGTAGAATATTGAATGAAAAGCTACTCTTTATCTTGCAAAATTCCTTATCACTAAAAAATACAACTTCGTCATCTGGAATGTTCCTGCGTTCATTCACCTTTATATCGTAAATGATAGTGGATTTGCTAATTCCCTTTTTTCGCATTGAGATATAAGGAATCGTTGGTTTAATCCAAAACCTGAAATATACATTTGGCTTTTCTGCTGAATCGTAATCTAAATAAGGCTGTAGATTAATAGTGGCTGTTATGAGTTTGTCAGAGGTTTTATCTATCGTTACTGGAATAACGCATAGTTCGTTTCTATCTGAAAACTTATGTATTACGCCAAGTTTATTCCTCCCACCATCTAAAGAATTTGTAGTGCTAATTGAATCATTGAAAATAAATCTGCTATTTTCTGCAATGCTTAACTTGTCGTATAAATCCATTACTTCACAATTTTTTGTGAACCAAGGAATAAATACGGAAATTGAAAGTTGATTTGATGTGATTGATTCTTTTGTCACTTCAAAGCCGAACTCAACTAATGAACTGTCATTGTTAAATTCCCAAGTGCAAATGTGAAAACGCTCAATTTGAACAGGTCTATTCTTTTCACTGAATATGAAGAATGAATTATCCATCTTACTTTACACTAATATTTTTTATTATCAGTCCGTCTTTTAATGACTAAGTATTATTGAAAATTAGCCGCCTATATATCCGATTTTGAAAACACTCTTTTGTGGCACATCTACATTTAATTAGACTTATCTCCTTTCAATTATTGCTTCGTACAGTTAACTTCTCCAAAAGTCACTTGAAACAACATCACGCTATTAGACTTTTGCAAAGTCGAACAGACTATCAATGGCTTTGCAAACCGCAGCCAACTGCATTCGCTTTCCTGTTCAAGGTTCACCCCAGTCAATAACAATTCATAGTGCATTGTATGTTACTGTTTTAAATATAAAATAGGGAGCTTTTCCAGTCGGGTACAGGTACACCGTAGGGCAGGCGGAACACCGCCAAGCCAATTACATCATCACGCTCCCCTACAGTAACCTTACCAAAACGGGGATAGCTTGGTATTAAAACTCAGTAATTATGCGGTAATGGCAAAATATTTTTTATCGCAAACGGGGTTATGCAAAAAACAAACGTCGTGCTACTTCTCTCACAAACCATGTAGCTTCATCCCAAGCAGCAGCTTGGCAATACCTGGTATAATTCCACGCCAACCCTCCGCCCCGGTTCGTGGCTCATTTACCAAGCCCATCATACAGCTACAAAAAACCAATAACCATTACTGCATATACCGCCACTCCCATGGCGCAACCGGTTGTTTATCTGCCCACAGGCCAACTTGGGCAGTACGGGCAGCCAGCTCCAGCTTCGCCCAGGCAGCGTTTTGGTCATACCGGGTATAATGCCACGCCAGCCCTCTCACCAGCCAACCTACCAACCTATCCACTTACCAACCCAAACATATTACCACAACAAGTCAACCCGCCACACAGAGGGAGGCGCAGGCACGGCCATCCCGATAGCTATCGGGAGCCCGGAGGTTTCGGGTTGGCCTTGTCCCGATAACAATCGGGATTTTTGGTACTTTTTGCATCAAGGCAAAAAGTACAAGACTAACAATAACCACCTTCATACGCATCCCAAGAACCAACACCACGCACCTGTCATCTATACCCCCTTTCCTACTCTAATATTCACTTCCTGATGTATAAAGAACTATCCAAAAAAACGGACAGCACTTAAGTGTGCTGCCCGTTCATAATATAAACCCTTCTAAAGTGCCCATTTATTCAGGTAGCCGGTTTACTGCCGCCACCAGCAATACAATAGCCAATGTCAGCATCAACAATCGGGCATTCTCCCCTCTCGCTGCCACGCACATATTGCCGGCACAAAATCGCACCTCATCTTTTGGCATTCTTATTTTTTTTATTTGCATAAATTAAATGTTGAATGAAAAATAACCCCACACCAAGCCCGGAGCGATAAGCATTGTAGAATAACAAATGGCATTGGCGCCCCAGATACACCAATGCCATTTCGCTACACGAGTACATCTACAATTGTGCGGGTACCGCCATCTCTTTTAACGTTCGCAATACCCAATTCACGGACAGTCAGAGTGCTATAATCCTCACTCCTGCCTATATCCCGCCCATTGTCCGACCGCAGGGTAAAATAATACTGGCCTGCAGAAGTGGTGCGTCGGTCATAATACGGATCGTACGGCGAATTCCGTTGACATATCTCAATAGCCCTGGTACAATCCGCTAGGTGATGATACCCCTCACTACTGTGCAAGATGGTTTTGTAATTCGTGTCCCGCAGCCGAAAACGCCACTGGCCACTTACGTCCCTGTAACGCTCATATCTTGGATAACTCATCACAACCTCCTATCCTTTTGGTGGACAATTGTCGTTACCGTAGCTATCCTTTGCCCGGATGCGTCCGTCACGTCCGTGAATCACTAGCTCAGATTGCTGATGCTGAGCAATAACTCTGGCTATCTCTATAGCCGCCTGTTGTGTTGTGGTTACTGCGGTAGCCTTTTCATTACCGGCCCCCTTCACCTGCCAGCCCCCCGAAGGGTGCTTGGTCACATGCTGATTTCTACCCATAGTTTAAGTTTTTAGGGTGAAAAAATAATCCTGCCCGTAAGTAGCTCACGGTTTAACGGGCATTGTAGCCGGCATGCTGTGAAGAAAAATCGATGGCCGCAACGGCCGCGGATACAAATGTTCGGGGTCTGGGGTATTCCCTTACTTTTGAAGCCGGTTTCGTACCGATTCCGGGAAGTTTCTAGCATGCTATAATTCTTCCCTTCGCCCTCGCCGGTTCTCGACCAACCAGTGGGGGCTTCTTCTTTTTCCAGAATCATGCTCCAAATCACGGGCCAATAACTGTAACCTGCCACATTGGCTTAACATTTCATTAGCAACCCGTAAGTAGACAACCATAATTCTGACAGACAGTCAAATATACAACTTTTGTCAACCTACGCCCACCCATACCCTAGTAAAAACTGACATAAATACTGAAGTGGAAAAAATATGAATCGAAATTTGTCAACTTACCCTTACCTTTGCACAACAATTCTCGCATTATGTCAGCCCCATTTTCACAGCGCTTCAAAGAAGCCCGTATGCTCAATGGGTTTTCTTTACAAGATCTGGCCAATAAACTCCACGCCGAACAAATCAGCATCTCAAAGCAGGCACTCCACAAATACGAAAAAGGCGAAGCCATACCCGATACCCAAATGCTGCTGCAGCTCAGTCGGGTGCTGGGTGTTCGCCTCGATTTCTTTTTCCAACGCCACACCGTAGAGCTCAGCACTCCGGAGTACAGGAAACTCAGCAAGCTGCCGGTAAAAGAGCAGGAACGCATCACTGCCATTACCCGGTTTGCGGTGTCCCGCTATCTCGAACTGGAGTCCTTATTAGACCTGAATACTCCTTTCATCAACCCCTTAGCCAACTTTCCGGAAATCAACGAGCTGGCAGAGGTGGAAGTTGCAGCCAACCACGTTAGAACCCAATGGAATTGGGGTACCGGCCCATTATACAATGTGCTCGAACTATTGGAAGACCAGCATGTAAAAATGATACTCCTCCAATCCGAGGACAGCTTCGATGGTATGAAAGCGTGGGTGAATGACCAGCAAATTGCAGTCATTGCCCTGAATAGTGTGCGCCTCAATAGCCCCGACCGGCTTCGTTTTACCGCCTTACACGAATTAGGCCACCTCTTACTGCCCATCAACCATTTGCCCGAAAAAGAAAGAGAACGGATGTGCAACCGCTTTGCAGCAGCCATGTTATTGCCTGAGTCTACTGCCAAAATGGAGTTCGGAGCCAAACGCAATCGCCTGCACCTGCAAGAACTGGCCGATTTGAAAAAGCAGTACGGCATATCCATGCAGGCCCTCGCCTTCCGTGCCAACGATTTGGGCATCATTACCGACAGTTACCTGAAACAGTTTATATTTATGTTTTATCAGCATGGCTGGCGCCAAACTGAACCGGCACCTTACACCGGCGAAGAAAAGGCTACCCGCTTCAATCAGTTATTGATGCGGGCGCTGGCTGAAGAAATCATTTCAATCGACAAAGCAGCCGTATTGAATAACCAGTCTTTACTCGCATTCAGAAAACAGTTACAAATGGTAGAATGAATATAGCACTCACAGATGCATGTATTTTTATAGACCTGCACGACCTCTCCCTCACACATCAGTTATTCCAACTACCTATTGATATTCATACCAGCGATGCCGTATTTGCAGAGCTGTATGCGGAGCAGCAAGAAATCTTAAGGACATTTGTATCCAGCCAACGATTGTTCATTCATGCATTAACCGTAGAAGACATGTCATCCATTCAGGCCTTACCTTTGCCAGATGGACTAACATTTAATGACAAAACGGTGCTCTATCTGGCCTCAAAAACCGGCGGCATGGTACTCACCAGCGATGCAAAGGTGCGCTATCATGCAGGCAGGCAAGCTATCGAATACCATGGCATGTTATGGCTGTTCGACCAAATGCTATTGCATCAGCTAATCACAAAAAAGGCAGCTATTGCTGCACTTCAACGCCTCTGTTGTATCAACAACACTTTCCAAAACAATCCCCGGCTGAAAGAGGAAATAGAAAACCGGCTGAAAAGCTGGGAAACTCCTTAGTAAAAATCAATTCTCAGCCTAAGCTCCGCCTTGGTTCGTAGCGCACAAAAAAAAGCGCCTCATACAGCTGCAACATCCCATCCCCTCACTGCATATACCGCCACTCCCATGGCGCAACCGGTTGTTTATCTGCCCACAGGCCAATCTGGGCAGTACGGGCAGCCAGCTCCATCTTCGCCCTCGCAGCGTTTTGGTCATACCGGGTATAATGCCACGCCACTCCCCCACACCTGCCAACTTACCAACCTGCCCACATACCAACCTCCCAACCCCATTGCCGCTTCATCAAACCTGACCCCAAAAAGTCAAAAAACCATCATCGACTTATTTATAACGCCAAACCAATGGATCTTTGCCCAATCGGCATTTGCACACCGCATCCAAAACAGTGGGTTCCCCTTCCTGAATACCGATACCCTCACACTCGTAGCAGCTTATGAGAATCACCAATTAATTGCTGTAAAAGAAATGATCTGCAGCAACCCCAACAGCTTCAACCTCCCCGATAATCTACTGGCACAAATACACACACTACCAGACATGGTAGCTTCACCCCCTCCATGGTCAACAGAATGAATCAATTCACCGCAATGAAATGGACATGAAATCAGCACTTGTATCACCGGTTTCCTTAGCTACCTCTCGCAACTTTTGGCCGGTGGCATATTAGCATTTCATATTTGTTGGTGATAACACCTGCAACGGTGACTCCATAAGGAACACCAGCAAACCAAAGTGTAATCAACTATTTAAAAACCGTTTCCACTTCTCTTCATAAACCTTTAATGTCTTGCTATTCAAAGGAGGCATTGTCTCTTTTGTTTGTTCCAAAGTATTATTTTCGATAATACGTAAGAATTCATTAAAATCTGTAATGAACGCTGATAAATCAAAATCTTTGATACCCAGTTGATTAAACCCAGCAATGGTATCCTTTAATTTTTTTTTACACTCTGTTCGTACTGCATGTTCATCATGTTCTTCTACCCATTCTATATCAATCTTTGAAGCAAAACTTATTAACTTTTTACTTTTGATATGCTCAACAGAAAGGTCAACAAATTGAAGCTGGTAAGGCGTTTTACAAATTAAACTTCCTGCAATCTCAACTACACTACTGCCATATTCCCTATCCTGATAAAAATTTTGCAGAAATGAAAGCTCATTATATAAATTCTGAAATTTGAGATGAAGAGAAGGCTCAGTAGAAAAGTTTAAACTAATTATCATACTATTTAATCATTAAATTGCCGGGAGGCAGATGTCCATGTTGTAATAAATATTTTAATATAAACTTTTTTTCTGTGCCTTGGTTCGTGGCTCACGAAACGAGGCCCTCATACAGCTGCAAAAAAACCATAACCATTACTGCATAAACCGCCACACCCATGGCGCAACCGGTTGTTTATCTGCGCACAGGCCAACCTGGGCAGTACGGGCAGCCAGCTCCAACTTCGCCCAGGCAGCGTTTTGGTCATACCGGGTATAATGCCACGCCACTCCCACACACCTACCAACTTACCAATCTCCAAACTTATCAACCCAAAAAATCACCAACTACCACAAAAGTCAACCCGTTACACAGAGGGAGGCGCTGGCACGGCAAAACGGGCGGAGCCATCGGGTTTGCCTTGATTTTTCTTGCCTCGACTTAGTCGTAGGTGGTACTTTTTGCATCAAGGCAAAAAGTACATACTACGCTCCGGGCAATCAATCCCATGCAGCCGTATCCGTACTTCCTTCTTCTGCCTCAATCATTCGTAATTACCCTCTTTCAATAAATGAAAATGATTGAAATTAACATCTGGGCAATTCTTGATAATTATTTATACCCTACAAGTTTTTAGATTCGCAATATGGCAGCATCTGACCAAATCAAGAGCATGATCCGCTATTTTGGCGAAGGCGATGAAGAACGTTTCTTTTCATCGGCCTTGCAAATTGCTGCCATGGAAGCCCGCAAAGGGCATACAAACCTGGCACATGAGCTGAAATTGCTGATTGAAAAGGCGAAAGCCTACAGGTCGGTTGCTTATGCCGACAGGGCCAAGACCATACCAATTCTGCAGCCCAAACGGGAACTGAAAGATTTAGTAGATGTGTTCTACCCTCAGGTGCGCCTCAAAGAAATGGTGTTGAGCAAGCCTGTTGCGCAATCGCTGCAAAAGCTGGTGAAGGAGCAAAAGCATTGGGAGAAACTGCAGCAATTCAATTTACAGCCCAAGCGCAAGCTGCTGCTGGTGGGCCCGCCCGGCACAGGCAAAACCATGACAGCACAGGCATTGGCGGGTGAACTGGGCATTCCAGTATTCATTGTGCGCCTCGATGGTATCGTTTCCAAATTCATGGGCGAATCCATTGCCAAGCTGCGCCTCATTTTTGAAGCCATGGTAGATAATCGTGGCGTTTACCTCTTCGATGAGTTCGACTCCATTGGTAGCCACCGCGATAAAGGGCAGGATGTCGGCGAAATCAAACGCATCCTCAACAGCTTCCTTATCCACATTGAGAAGGACCAAAGCAACAGCATCATCATTGCAGCTACAAACCTGCCCGACATGCTGGATAAAGCTTTATTCCGCCGCTTTGATGAAGTGATTGCTTATCCTCTACCAGATACCGAAGAAATTGAAAATCTGATCAGCCGCTCCCTGCAGGGTTTCGCCAAAGAAGCCAGGTTTGACCTGCATGATATATCCAGGCTGGCCACAGGCCTTAACCACGCACAAATTGTACAGGCTTGCGAAGAAGGCATCAAAGAAATGATAATTGAAGAACTGCCCGCCATATCAACGGCGCACCTCACACAGGCATTACAGAAAAGACAATAAACTATGGCCCACCCTTTTCAGAAACCACACCTCATTCTCCCCCAACGTTTTCAGCAGTCTCAGGAATACAAGTACCCTCGACCTACAGGTTCTACTTTTAAGGTAATGGTACGCAATCGGCAGCAGCATGGCCAACGATTGCTGCAGCAAATGCAACAGGTACTCAATCGTTTTGAACAAGACGAAGCCACCCGAAATGAGCTGGTGGATAATGGTATCCGTTGGGATGAGGTAGTTTATGTGGAGTTTGTTTCTCCTTGGGGGTATGAACTAAACTTTGAGCGCCTTATCCATACTGTGGAGGACCCACATTATCTGCTACTGTCCACAAAAAGGGAGGCCCAGAATGGCAACGATGATCCAAAAACAAACTTTCGCTATCGGTCGTTGCTAATGCTTAAGAAAGGTGGCATCTCCCATTTCATTACTCAGGTAACAAGGTATTTGGAGCGAAACGGACGCTATAGAGGAGAGGATACTGGCAAGCCGGCATCCAATGACTTAATCGCCAATATTGAAGACATTCAGTTAGCCACCCTGGCGGCTTTCTGGGCTGAAAGTTCAAAAAAAGCACCCTTTCCAACCGAAGACGAAGTAGTTTGGTGGGAAGTATGGTTCCGCAAACAGGCATATAACGCAGACACGCTACGAACACAACTGCAGTTAGCTGGAGCAGACTTAGGAGTAGGCGCACTTGAGTTTCCCGAGCATATAGTGCAGTTGGTAAAAGCCAGTGCGAGGCAGCTTAGCGGATCCTTGTTCCTGCTGGACTCCTTATCAGAACTGCGCAAACCACAGCAGCTGAATGATTTCATCACCGACAGGTCTATAACCTATACCGAAAAGCAGGAATGGCTGGATGACTTAATAAGAAGGACTGATGTAAATGGAGACCCTGACAAAGTGCTGGTCTGCCTATTGGATTCAGGCGTCAATCATATGCACCCCTTGCTACAGCCATTGATACCCGGAGATCACTTACATACCTGGAATCCTGATTGGGGTGTGGCTGATTCATGGGAAAGAGGTGGACATGGTACGGGTATGGCAGGCCTTGCCTTTTATGGCGACCTGACCGAGGCTTTGGCAAGTCCGGCACGCATCAGCATCGTGCATGGTGTGGAGTCATTTAAAATTGTGCAGCCTGGCACAGCCAATGATGCCAAGTTGTATGGCATCATTTATCGGGACGGGTGCAATACAGTGCTATCCGAAAGGCCAAATAATCCAAGAGTCTATTGCCTGGCAATAACTAATGAAGATTTGGACAATGGAGGCCGACCCACATCCAGCGCCGCAGCTATTGACAAATTGTGTTTTGGTGGCAGTTATGAAGGCGATCCGAAAAAGCTATTTATCGTGAGCGGTGGAAATGTTTGGCTCAATCATCCCCAAGAATACCCCAACAATAATTTCATTTCTTCAGTAAAAGACCCCGGCCAGGCTTACAACGCTATCACCGTTGGCGCATTTACCCAAAAGGACAAAATGAGCAACAGCACTAACGCTGCCATTGCACCCTATGGCGGCATGTCGCCATTTAACAGCACTTCA
The Phnomibacter ginsenosidimutans genome window above contains:
- a CDS encoding HNH endonuclease — its product is MRCIFCKNDSANSKSVEHIIPESLGNKNNILPKGVVCDNCNSYFGSKIEKAVLEMPYFKSLRGRIMIENKKGKIPSVSGFTKSKDIIEINFSPKGDNIIEVIYNDEKTLNTILNSNELFVPVIPEPPRNNINVSKFLGLIALEAFAQRVSSIENWQDDFIQNNSLDELRNFVRYGKGYAIWPYHIRRIDSENQIDYCKESNSYSEKLNEYDFLIPEISSMDNGIHQVDNLYFVLGIMGIEYSINLTNAGLDRYFSWLSENNNKSILQMEKYELHNNINI
- a CDS encoding YegP family protein, with protein sequence MSYPRYERYRDVSGQWRFRLRDTNYKTILHSSEGYHHLADCTRAIEICQRNSPYDPYYDRRTTSAGQYYFTLRSDNGRDIGRSEDYSTLTVRELGIANVKRDGGTRTIVDVLV
- a CDS encoding DUF2188 domain-containing protein: MGRNQHVTKHPSGGWQVKGAGNEKATAVTTTQQAAIEIARVIAQHQQSELVIHGRDGRIRAKDSYGNDNCPPKG
- a CDS encoding helix-turn-helix domain-containing protein; this encodes MSAPFSQRFKEARMLNGFSLQDLANKLHAEQISISKQALHKYEKGEAIPDTQMLLQLSRVLGVRLDFFFQRHTVELSTPEYRKLSKLPVKEQERITAITRFAVSRYLELESLLDLNTPFINPLANFPEINELAEVEVAANHVRTQWNWGTGPLYNVLELLEDQHVKMILLQSEDSFDGMKAWVNDQQIAVIALNSVRLNSPDRLRFTALHELGHLLLPINHLPEKERERMCNRFAAAMLLPESTAKMEFGAKRNRLHLQELADLKKQYGISMQALAFRANDLGIITDSYLKQFIFMFYQHGWRQTEPAPYTGEEKATRFNQLLMRALAEEIISIDKAAVLNNQSLLAFRKQLQMVE
- a CDS encoding AAA family ATPase, translated to MAASDQIKSMIRYFGEGDEERFFSSALQIAAMEARKGHTNLAHELKLLIEKAKAYRSVAYADRAKTIPILQPKRELKDLVDVFYPQVRLKEMVLSKPVAQSLQKLVKEQKHWEKLQQFNLQPKRKLLLVGPPGTGKTMTAQALAGELGIPVFIVRLDGIVSKFMGESIAKLRLIFEAMVDNRGVYLFDEFDSIGSHRDKGQDVGEIKRILNSFLIHIEKDQSNSIIIAATNLPDMLDKALFRRFDEVIAYPLPDTEEIENLISRSLQGFAKEARFDLHDISRLATGLNHAQIVQACEEGIKEMIIEELPAISTAHLTQALQKRQ
- a CDS encoding S8 family peptidase — translated: MVRNRQQHGQRLLQQMQQVLNRFEQDEATRNELVDNGIRWDEVVYVEFVSPWGYELNFERLIHTVEDPHYLLLSTKREAQNGNDDPKTNFRYRSLLMLKKGGISHFITQVTRYLERNGRYRGEDTGKPASNDLIANIEDIQLATLAAFWAESSKKAPFPTEDEVVWWEVWFRKQAYNADTLRTQLQLAGADLGVGALEFPEHIVQLVKASARQLSGSLFLLDSLSELRKPQQLNDFITDRSITYTEKQEWLDDLIRRTDVNGDPDKVLVCLLDSGVNHMHPLLQPLIPGDHLHTWNPDWGVADSWERGGHGTGMAGLAFYGDLTEALASPARISIVHGVESFKIVQPGTANDAKLYGIIYRDGCNTVLSERPNNPRVYCLAITNEDLDNGGRPTSSAAAIDKLCFGGSYEGDPKKLFIVSGGNVWLNHPQEYPNNNFISSVKDPGQAYNAITVGAFTQKDKMSNSTNAAIAPYGGMSPFNSTSAAWDGQWPNKPDIVMEGGNQEIDGNDLLHNDQLNPLSIDKNFNRNIFIPFGGTSGASAMVANMSAMLQHKYSDLWPETIRGLLIHSAEWTPAMLAGRSLHTLSENERRSLIRSVGYGVPNILKAVSSANNSLTLIAQEHITPFRLENGAVRYNEYHFYELPWPREVLLHEVADRDATITITLSYFIEPNPGNRQYARSFSYHSHSLDFKLIKPGESIEHFQRRVSAASVLEEEDELEENMPADKKGEDWFIKERVRSKGSIKKTCSR